The Corvus moneduloides isolate bCorMon1 chromosome 25, bCorMon1.pri, whole genome shotgun sequence genome includes a window with the following:
- the TMEM218 gene encoding transmembrane protein 218 isoform X1: MGLDWLPGCPEDSGVAPGDQRMAPAAALRPRGWTFTLGMAPDGSLTQGWAPVAVEKPSWEWFFSPGIGRKDALRPREWTSTSEVAPAPSLMPGALPRAAFLLSCGCSRAPLPLEEAVLLTELIVDTFFIGRFILLAVMSLVFLGCLFLLLIYHLMEPVYAKPLHSS, encoded by the exons ATGGGCCTGGATTGGCTCCCAGGGTGCCCTGAGGACTCAGGGGTTGCCCCTGGAGACCAACGCAtggccccagctgctgccctgaggCCCCGGGGATGGACCTTTACCTTGGGAATGGCCCCAGATGGGTCATTGACCCAGGGATGGGCCCCAGTGGCCGTCGAGAAGCCCTCCTGGGAATGGTTCTTTAGCCCAGGGATAGGCCGCAAGGATGCCCTGAGGCCCCGGGAATGGACTTCCACCTCAGAGGTAGCCCCGGCACCATCCCTGATGCCCGGGGCATTGCCCCGTGCTGCCTTTTTGCTCTCCTGCGGCTGTTCTCGGGCACCTCTCCCGCTGGAAGAGGCCGTGTTGCTCACAGAGCTG aTTGTGGACACCTTCTTCATTGGCCGCTTCATCCTCCTGGCTGTGATGAGCCTGGTCTTCCTTGGGtgcctgttcctgctcctgatTTACCACCTCATGGAACCTGTGTATGCCAAGCCGCTCCACAGCAGCTAG
- the TMEM218 gene encoding transmembrane protein 218 isoform X2 — MAGALGVGPGVLALLLLWATALLLVLALARAGRARAAAVPVLLGAAALTAALLLFPREGESPAPAGAEEIVDTFFIGRFILLAVMSLVFLGCLFLLLIYHLMEPVYAKPLHSS; from the exons ATGGCGGGCGCGCTGGGCGTGGGGCCGGGGGTgctggcgctgctgctgctctgggccacGGCGCTGCTGCTCGTGCTGGCGCTGGCCCGGGCCGGCCGCGCCCG GGCCGCCGCGGTGCCGGTGCTGCTCGGAGCCGCCGCGCTCACGGCCGcgctgctgctcttcccccGGGAGGGCGAGAGTCCGGCCCCGGCCGGCGCTGAGGAG aTTGTGGACACCTTCTTCATTGGCCGCTTCATCCTCCTGGCTGTGATGAGCCTGGTCTTCCTTGGGtgcctgttcctgctcctgatTTACCACCTCATGGAACCTGTGTATGCCAAGCCGCTCCACAGCAGCTAG